From Triticum urartu cultivar G1812 chromosome 2, Tu2.1, whole genome shotgun sequence, a single genomic window includes:
- the LOC125534146 gene encoding BTB/POZ and MATH domain-containing protein 3-like, whose protein sequence is MGNTIGSASSSVKQDVPETWSTSFTEGDTAAHNFEVTGFSLLDGMGAATFVSSSTFFVGGCEWDITFYPDGWKAGGGAHASAYLRLCNGELGLQTNYTLSLLGKDGQVFVQRSIEHTFQSAGIFWGFEHFVQKSKLRRLLSDNEDCVTIRCVLTVMRKHDTLAIPAPPSNLQEDFARMLKDEEGADVTFIVGDKSFRAHRHVLAARSPAFRAELLDPTKEDPTKPVKVDDMDPVIFEALSLFHVHGYASHMVVILRKNATLQHLFVVGVRYGLDRLAAMCRETMPKT, encoded by the coding sequence ATGGGAAACACCATCGGTTCTGCGTCTTCTTCGGTGAAGCAGGATGTGCCCGAGACGTGGTCAACGAGTTTTACGGAGGGCGACACCGCGGCGCACAATTTTGAGGTGACGGGCTTCTCGCTGCTAGACGGCATGGGCGCCGCAACCTTTGTCTCGTCGAGCACATTCTTCGTCGGCGGCTGCGAGTGGGACATCACGTTCTACCCCGACGGGTGGAAGGCGGGCGGTGGCGCCCACGCCTCCGCTTATCTGCGTCTATGCAATGGAGAACTAGGGTTGCAGACCAACTACACCCTGAGTTTATTGGGCAAGGATGGCCAAGTGTTTGTGCAACGGAGCATAGAACATACCTTCCAGTCCGCAGGTATTTTTTGGGGCTTCGAGCACTTTGTCCAGAAGTCCAAGCTGCGACGGCTGCTATCCGACAACGAGGACTGTGTAACGATCAGGTGTGTTTTGACTGTCATGAGGAAGCATGACACTTTGGCCATCCCGGCCCCGCCGTCAAATCTGCAAGAGGATTTTGCAAGGATGTTGAAGGACGAGGAAGGCGCGGATGTAACGTTCATCGTGGGTGACAAATCGTTCCGTGCTCATAGACACGTGCTGGCGGCACGATCACCGGCCTTCAGGGCAGAGCTTTTGGACCCGACAAAGGAGGACCCTACAAAACCCGTCAAGGTTGATGACATGGACCCCGTCATCTTTGAGGCGCTTTCTTTATTTCATGTACACGGATACGCCTCCCACATGGTTGTGATCTTGAGAAAAAACGCGACGCTGCAACATTTGTTTGTTGTCGGAGTTCGATATGGCCTGGACAGGCTAGCGGCGATGTGCAGGGAAACTATGCCAAAAACATAA
- the LOC125534145 gene encoding BTB/POZ and MATH domain-containing protein 3-like: MGDTVGSSPAKQCVPETWWTSFMEGDTAAHSFQVTGFSLLDGMGGGNLVWSSAFRVGDCDSDITFYPDGWKVDGGAHASAFLRLCKGEPGLQTSYTLSLLGKDGQVFEQVSLEHVFKSTGTFWGYERFVKKSKRQRLVSRNDDCVTIRCVLTVNRKHRTEEVRALTILTPPSNLHEDIARMLKDEDGVDVAFVVGEKLFRAHQHILAARSPAFTAELLDPLTKEDPTNPVNVHDMTSDIFEALLHFMYTDTLPHGSDLEKTGILWRLLAVGD, translated from the exons ATGGGAGACACCGTCGGCTCTTCTCCGGCTAAGCAGTGCGTGCCGGAGACGTGGTGGACGAGTTTTATGGAGGGCGACACCGCGGCGCACAGTTTCCAGGTCACGGGCTTCTCTCTGCTCGACGGCATGGGCGGCGGCAACTTGGTCTGGTCGAGCGCGTTCAGAGTCGGCGACTGCGACTCGGACATCACCTTCTACCCAGATGGGTGGAAGGTGGACGGAGGTGCCCACGCCTCAGCCTTCTTGCGTCTGTGCAAAGGAGAACCAGGGTTGCAGACCAGCTACACCCTGAGTTTATTGGGCAAGGACGGCCAAGTGTTTGAGCAAGTGAGCCTAGAGCATGTCTTCAAATCCACAGGTACCTTTTGGGGCTATGAGCGCTTCGTCAAGAAGTCCAAGCGGCAACGGTTGGTATCCCGCAACGACGACTGTGTGACGATCAGGTGTGTTTTGACTGTCAATAGGAAGCATCGCACCGAAGAGGTGCGCGCCTTGACCATCCTAACCCCACCGTCAAATCTGCACGAAGATATTGCAAGGATGTTGAAGGACGAGGACGGCGTGGATGTAGCGTTCGTCGTGGGTGAGAAATTGTTCCGTGCTCATCAACAC ATTCTGGCGGCACGGTCGCCGGCCTTCACGGCAGAGCTTTTGGACCCGTTGACAAAGGAGGACCCTACAAACCCCGTCAATGTTCATGACATGACGTCCGACATCTTCGAGGCACTTCTTCATTTCATGTACACTGATACACTCCCACATGGTAGCGATCTTGAGAAAACCGGGATATTGTGGCGTTTGTTGGCTGTCGGAGATTGA